A stretch of Prunus dulcis chromosome 6, ALMONDv2, whole genome shotgun sequence DNA encodes these proteins:
- the LOC117630388 gene encoding succinate dehydrogenase [ubiquinone] iron-sulfur subunit 3, mitochondrial-like, whose amino-acid sequence MSKSWIRHGFNGVARIVGRAADPKKENFPVLEGHPVAQQHAEVALETHDTVKKKEQLLKEFKIYRWSPDHPNNKPYLHSYFVDLSNCGPMVLDALQKIKAEDDSSLSYRRSCREGICGSCSMNIDGTNTVACLRPIDADTSKPTTITPLPHMFVIKDLVVDLTNFYQQYKLIEPWLKTTKPPKDGREYRQSTSDRKKLDGLYECILCACCTTSCPSYWWNPEEFLGPAALLHAYRWIADSRDEFTEPRLQALTDDHTRLYRCRTIKNCTATCPKSLNPADAINKMKTRHLLSQPIERVEDQGYVVSGKPIG is encoded by the exons ATGTCAAAGAGCTGGATCCGCCATGGCTTCAACGGGGTAGCTCGAATTGTAGGCAGAGCTGCTGACCCAAAGAAGGAAAACTTTCCTGTGTTAGAAGGCCACCCTGTTGCCCAGCAGCATGCAGAAGTAGCTCTTGAAACCCATGACAcagtaaaaaagaaagaacaattGCTGAAGGAGTTCAAGATCTATAGATGGAGCCCTGACCATCCCAACAACAAGCCCTACCTTCACTCTTACTTTGTGGACCTCTCCAACTGCGGTCCTATG GTTTTGGATGCATTGCAGAAGATAAAAGCAGAGGATGATTCAAGCTTGAGTTATAGGAGGTCTTGCAGGGAAGGGATATGTGGGTCATGCTCCATGAACATTGATGGGACAAATACTGTGGCCTGCCTCAGGCCCATAGATGCAGACACTTCCAAACCCACTACTATAACTCCTCTGCCTCACATGTTTGTGATCAAAGATCTGGTTGTTGACCTCACCAATTTCTACCAGCAGTACAA GTTGATTGAGCCATGGCTGAAGACGACGAAGCCACCAAAGGATGGCCGAGAGTACAGGCAATCAACCTCAGACAGGAAAAAGCTTGATGGGCTTTATGAGTGTATACTTTGTGCTTGTTGTACTACCTCATGCCCTTCCTACTGGTGGAATCCAGAGGAGTTCCTTGGACCAGCGGCTTTGCTCCATGCTTATCGATGGATTGCGGATAG TCGGGATGAGTTCACAGAGCCACGATTGCAGGCATTGACAGATGACCACACGAGGTTATATAGATGCAGGACTATAAAGAATTGCACAGCCACTTGCCCCAAAAGCCTCAATCCTGCGGATGCCATTAACAAAATGAAGACCAGGCACCTCTTGTCTCAACCAATTGAAAGGGTTGAGGACCAAGGATATGTTGTGTCAGGCAAACCAATTGGTTGA